A genomic stretch from Polyangium spumosum includes:
- a CDS encoding serine/threonine-protein kinase yields MNPGDLIQSRYRLVRMLGSGASGTVWAAKNELIDREVALKILHPDVAADAVSLQRFFNEAKASGRVRSPSIVEILDLGQAEDGSPFLVFELLHGEGLDAWITRERMLDPALLTELFVGVVRALEIAHAQGIIHRDLKPANLYAHRSASGELVLKILDFGISKMLEGNPEHLTLTRTGTVVGSPAYMSPEQAAGRDDIDGRADVWSIGVVIHEALTATLPHEAPNYNALMVRIMTRDADPVSTRRPDLPPTLASIIDDCLRRDRDRRPTAGVLAARLEAALHEMQPMRYATQTSTHGGVRLQSVPQSMPRPNLPSAPSSQQHVTPRAMETITTANAASSGSGVLILAAGVGVALGMIALFVLSRFLLR; encoded by the coding sequence TTGAACCCTGGTGATCTCATCCAGTCTCGGTACCGCCTCGTCCGGATGCTCGGCTCCGGCGCGAGCGGCACCGTTTGGGCTGCCAAGAACGAGCTGATCGACCGCGAGGTCGCGCTCAAGATCCTGCACCCGGACGTCGCGGCCGACGCCGTTTCGCTGCAGCGCTTCTTCAACGAGGCGAAGGCGAGCGGCCGCGTGCGCAGCCCGAGCATCGTGGAGATCCTCGACCTCGGGCAGGCCGAGGACGGCTCGCCCTTCCTCGTCTTCGAGCTCCTGCATGGTGAGGGGCTCGACGCGTGGATCACGCGCGAGCGCATGCTCGACCCGGCGCTCTTGACCGAGCTCTTCGTCGGCGTGGTGCGCGCGCTCGAGATCGCGCACGCGCAGGGCATCATCCACCGCGACCTCAAGCCTGCGAACCTCTACGCGCATCGCTCGGCGTCTGGCGAGCTCGTGCTGAAGATCCTCGACTTCGGCATCAGCAAGATGCTCGAAGGCAACCCCGAGCACCTCACGCTCACGCGCACGGGCACCGTCGTCGGCTCGCCGGCGTACATGAGCCCCGAGCAGGCCGCGGGCCGCGACGACATCGACGGCCGCGCCGACGTCTGGTCGATCGGCGTCGTCATCCACGAGGCGCTCACGGCGACGCTCCCGCACGAGGCGCCGAACTACAACGCGCTCATGGTCCGCATCATGACGCGTGACGCCGACCCTGTGTCCACGCGCCGTCCGGACCTACCTCCGACGCTCGCCTCGATCATCGACGACTGCCTTCGCCGCGACCGTGATCGCCGCCCGACGGCCGGCGTGCTCGCGGCGCGCCTGGAGGCGGCGCTGCACGAGATGCAACCGATGCGGTACGCGACGCAGACGAGCACCCACGGCGGCGTACGCCTGCAGAGCGTGCCGCAGAGCATGCCGCGCCCGAACCTGCCGTCGGCGCCGAGCTCGCAGCAACACGTCACGCCGAGGGCGATGGAGACGATCACCACGGCGAACGCGGCATCGAGCGGCAGCGGCGTGTTGATCCTCGCCGCGGGCGTGGGCGTGGCGCTGGGGATGATCGCGTTGTTCGTGCTGAGTCGGTTTCTGTTGCGGTGA
- a CDS encoding serine/threonine protein kinase: MASPTSTKLPVGTLLSGKYKITREIGRGGMAAVYEAENIDIGKRIAIKVLAQELTTSMVVVERFFREARAAAAIRSPYICDVYDSGRLENGPPFLVLELLEGESLYERMTKVRYFDIQTTLAIVTQVCRGLTKAHAANIVHRDLKPENIFLGKDEDGQLLAKILDFGLAKFYTPLEGSGGTQQARLTREGAVFGTPAYMSPEQVRGQGAVDHRADLWALACIVYECFTGRTVWQTEQGVAMTFAQIASAQPPDPLVYRPDLPTTFKAWFDKALDRKIEHRFQTAREFAEELSAAFETARPEFSGLFPADQINTMGKTIPAPGPSRPGFTATGNELPMVSLAPPSSTMPGPFASMPPASVRGGPQSEGVASPRGTKSTFEAPPGTLEPLGPGLSQAPPRPKTAALGVVTAVVLVALLGGGYAAWTKFGPDAKGGAGTASSSIPSGSASVTSPQPNASSSVRPASSSSADAANAAPVLPWRPIVAEAQATLAEGDHKGTLKLLKDAFDKGGHGVPRTMLEHVQVAISAAAAKSPCSLTGLARPRSYDLGSAQPRRVPAGRPWIALGPRGPIMTWTDMHEGQEHAYAVALDASMRALSEPIDVTPEGVAVKQPVVMSFDDQLVLLYADGHGTEAGVHARLLDPDGRIGGPLVKISPLRGPSSGTSMQRAADGTFLVAWSAEVDTGGDELFLRRLSAKLEPQGEAVRATDFVPTGPNKPRVRSPMVGIVGDVAHVSFRLERTPSQVAYHMRLPLAEAGKGVEPRKKGDRQDRWIGETIVVNTDKSKADMTGIACTKDACFLVWDGESNSGVSAAYLDAANAQPLWRDKRFSKFGGHPSVGVDAAGNGRIVWFEKGGVMTAPISRDGVKNAAAARIARVSGAQPSPAVIAGKAPGEWLIAWLDFEAGVLEPYAARFVCK; the protein is encoded by the coding sequence ATGGCCTCACCGACCTCGACGAAGCTACCGGTAGGTACCCTCCTGTCGGGGAAGTACAAGATCACCCGCGAGATCGGCCGTGGTGGGATGGCGGCCGTGTACGAGGCCGAGAACATCGACATCGGCAAGCGGATCGCGATCAAGGTCCTCGCGCAGGAGCTGACGACGTCGATGGTGGTGGTCGAGCGCTTCTTCCGCGAAGCGCGCGCGGCCGCCGCGATCCGCAGCCCGTACATCTGCGACGTCTACGACTCGGGGCGCCTCGAGAACGGCCCGCCCTTCCTGGTGCTGGAGCTGCTCGAGGGCGAGTCGCTCTACGAGCGGATGACGAAGGTCCGTTACTTCGACATCCAGACGACGCTCGCGATCGTCACGCAGGTCTGTCGTGGGCTGACGAAGGCGCACGCGGCGAACATCGTCCACCGCGATCTGAAGCCCGAGAACATCTTCCTCGGGAAGGACGAGGATGGACAGCTCCTCGCCAAGATCCTCGATTTCGGCCTCGCCAAGTTCTACACGCCGCTCGAGGGCTCCGGCGGCACGCAGCAGGCGCGGCTGACGCGGGAAGGCGCGGTGTTCGGGACACCCGCGTACATGAGCCCCGAGCAGGTCCGCGGGCAAGGCGCCGTGGATCATCGCGCCGATCTCTGGGCGCTCGCGTGCATCGTCTACGAGTGCTTCACGGGCAGGACCGTGTGGCAGACGGAGCAAGGCGTCGCGATGACGTTCGCGCAGATCGCGAGCGCGCAGCCGCCCGATCCGCTGGTCTACCGGCCCGACCTGCCGACGACGTTCAAGGCGTGGTTCGACAAGGCGCTCGATCGCAAGATCGAACATCGCTTTCAGACGGCGCGCGAGTTCGCCGAGGAGCTGTCGGCCGCGTTCGAGACGGCGAGGCCCGAGTTCTCCGGCCTCTTCCCCGCCGATCAGATCAACACGATGGGCAAGACGATCCCCGCGCCAGGGCCCTCGAGGCCGGGGTTCACGGCGACGGGCAACGAGCTGCCGATGGTGTCGCTGGCGCCGCCCTCGTCGACGATGCCAGGCCCGTTCGCCTCGATGCCGCCCGCCTCCGTGCGCGGAGGGCCGCAGTCGGAGGGCGTTGCCTCGCCACGCGGGACGAAGTCGACGTTCGAGGCGCCGCCGGGCACGCTGGAGCCGCTCGGCCCGGGTTTGTCGCAGGCGCCGCCGCGCCCGAAGACGGCGGCGCTCGGGGTCGTGACGGCCGTGGTGCTGGTCGCGCTGCTCGGCGGCGGTTACGCGGCCTGGACGAAGTTCGGGCCGGACGCGAAGGGAGGCGCGGGGACGGCCTCGTCGTCGATCCCGAGCGGGAGCGCGAGCGTCACTTCGCCGCAGCCGAACGCGTCGTCGAGCGTGCGCCCGGCGTCATCCTCGTCGGCGGACGCCGCGAACGCCGCCCCCGTGTTGCCATGGAGGCCGATCGTCGCGGAGGCGCAAGCGACGCTCGCGGAGGGTGATCACAAGGGCACGCTGAAGCTGCTCAAGGACGCGTTCGACAAGGGCGGCCACGGCGTGCCGCGCACGATGCTCGAGCACGTGCAGGTGGCGATCTCGGCCGCCGCGGCGAAGTCGCCCTGCTCGCTGACGGGCCTGGCGAGGCCACGATCGTACGACCTCGGATCGGCGCAGCCGCGGCGCGTGCCCGCCGGTCGGCCGTGGATCGCGCTCGGTCCGCGGGGCCCGATCATGACGTGGACCGACATGCACGAGGGGCAGGAGCACGCCTACGCGGTCGCGCTCGACGCGTCGATGCGGGCGCTGTCGGAGCCGATCGACGTCACGCCGGAGGGCGTGGCGGTCAAGCAGCCGGTGGTGATGTCGTTCGACGATCAGCTCGTGCTGCTCTACGCGGACGGGCACGGGACGGAGGCGGGCGTGCACGCGCGCCTGCTCGATCCGGACGGGCGGATCGGCGGTCCGCTCGTGAAGATTTCGCCGCTGCGCGGGCCGAGCTCGGGCACGTCGATGCAACGCGCGGCGGACGGCACGTTCCTCGTCGCGTGGTCGGCGGAGGTCGACACGGGCGGCGACGAGCTCTTCCTGCGACGCCTGTCGGCGAAGCTCGAGCCCCAGGGCGAGGCCGTGCGCGCGACGGACTTCGTGCCCACGGGCCCGAACAAGCCGCGCGTGCGCTCGCCGATGGTCGGCATCGTGGGCGACGTCGCGCACGTGTCGTTCCGGCTCGAGCGCACGCCGAGCCAGGTCGCGTATCACATGCGGCTGCCGCTCGCCGAAGCAGGCAAGGGCGTCGAGCCGCGCAAGAAGGGCGACCGCCAGGATCGCTGGATCGGCGAGACGATCGTGGTGAACACGGACAAGTCGAAGGCCGACATGACGGGGATCGCGTGCACGAAGGACGCGTGTTTCCTCGTGTGGGACGGCGAGAGCAACTCGGGCGTGTCGGCGGCGTACCTCGACGCGGCGAACGCGCAGCCGCTCTGGCGCGACAAGCGGTTCAGCAAGTTCGGCGGTCACCCGTCCGTCGGCGTGGACGCCGCGGGCAACGGGCGCATCGTGTGGTTCGAGAAGGGCGGGGTGATGACCGCGCCGATCAGCCGCGACGGCGTGAAGAACGCCGCCGCCGCCAGGATCGCCCGCGTGAGCGGCGCGCAGCCGAGCCCCGCGGTCATCGCCGGCAAGGCGCCGGGCGAGTGGCTGATCGCGTGGCTCGATTTCGAGGCAGGGGTGCTCGAGCCCTACGCAGCGCGCTTCGTCTGCAAGTGA
- a CDS encoding P-II family nitrogen regulator: MKKVEAIIKPFKLDEVKDALAEVGIQGMTVTEVKGFGRTGGKKEVYRGSAYVVDFVPKVKLEIVVPDPLVQSVIDAIEKSAKTGRIGDGKIFVVPVDEAVRIRTGERGEDAI, encoded by the coding sequence ATGAAGAAGGTCGAGGCGATCATCAAGCCGTTCAAGCTCGACGAGGTCAAGGATGCCCTCGCGGAGGTCGGCATCCAGGGCATGACCGTGACCGAGGTGAAGGGCTTCGGTCGCACCGGCGGCAAAAAAGAGGTCTACCGCGGCTCGGCGTACGTCGTCGACTTCGTCCCCAAGGTGAAGCTCGAGATCGTGGTGCCGGACCCGCTGGTCCAGAGCGTCATCGACGCCATCGAGAAGAGCGCGAAGACCGGCCGCATCGGGGATGGAAAAATCTTCGTCGTCCCGGTCGACGAAGCCGTCCGCATCCGCACCGGGGAGCGCGGCGAGGACGCGATCTGA
- the glnA gene encoding type I glutamate--ammonia ligase yields the protein MKPKDVIQFAKDHDCKFVDLKFIDLPGIWQHTTIPVSRLSEDMFEEGIGFDGSSVRGWQPINASDMSMTPDPTTAKIDPFHAQKTLSLICKISDPVTGQPYGRDPRYIAQKAENHVRATGIADTTFFGPEAEFFVFDSVRYDNSPRGAFYELDSDEAVWNTGKAGPNLGHKIRHKEGYFPVAPTDSLGDVRADMMTTLIESGVYVEVGHHEVASAGQCEIGVRFDKLTSMADTLMWFKYVVKNVAKRHNKTATFMPKPLFGDNGSGMHCHQSLWKDGKPLFAGDGYAGLSDIGLWYIGGILKHAKALAALTNPTTNSYRRLVPGYEAPVNLAYSSRNRSAAIRIPVAAGNSPKGRRIEVRFPDASCNPYLAFAAMMMAGLDGIQNRIDPGDPLDKDIYALSPEELKEVPKCPGSLDEALTALERDHEFLLRGDVFTRDIIHTWIEYKREREVDAVRLRPVPYEFFLYYDT from the coding sequence ATGAAGCCGAAAGACGTCATTCAATTCGCGAAAGACCACGACTGCAAGTTCGTCGACCTCAAGTTCATCGACCTGCCCGGCATCTGGCAGCACACGACGATCCCGGTCAGCCGACTCTCCGAGGACATGTTCGAGGAGGGCATCGGCTTCGACGGCTCCTCCGTGCGCGGCTGGCAGCCCATCAACGCGTCGGACATGTCGATGACGCCCGACCCGACGACGGCGAAGATCGACCCGTTCCACGCGCAGAAGACGCTCTCGCTCATCTGCAAGATCTCCGATCCGGTGACGGGCCAGCCTTACGGCCGCGACCCGCGGTACATCGCGCAGAAGGCGGAGAACCACGTCCGCGCGACGGGCATCGCCGACACCACGTTCTTCGGCCCCGAGGCCGAGTTCTTCGTCTTCGACTCGGTCCGCTACGACAACTCCCCGCGCGGCGCCTTCTACGAGCTCGACTCGGACGAGGCCGTCTGGAACACGGGCAAGGCGGGCCCGAACCTCGGGCACAAGATCCGCCACAAGGAGGGCTACTTCCCCGTCGCGCCGACGGACTCGCTCGGCGACGTGCGCGCCGACATGATGACCACGCTCATCGAGAGCGGCGTCTACGTCGAGGTCGGCCACCACGAGGTCGCGAGCGCGGGCCAGTGCGAGATCGGCGTGCGCTTCGACAAGCTCACGTCGATGGCCGACACGCTCATGTGGTTCAAGTACGTCGTGAAGAACGTGGCCAAGCGCCACAACAAGACCGCGACGTTCATGCCGAAGCCCCTCTTCGGCGACAACGGCAGCGGCATGCACTGCCACCAGTCGCTCTGGAAGGACGGCAAGCCCCTCTTCGCGGGTGACGGCTACGCGGGCCTCTCGGACATCGGCCTCTGGTACATCGGCGGCATCTTGAAGCACGCGAAGGCGCTCGCGGCCCTCACGAACCCGACGACGAACAGCTACCGCAGGCTCGTCCCTGGCTACGAGGCGCCCGTCAACCTCGCGTACTCGAGCCGCAACCGCTCGGCAGCGATCCGCATCCCGGTCGCCGCGGGCAACTCGCCGAAGGGCCGCCGCATCGAGGTCCGCTTCCCGGACGCCTCGTGCAACCCGTACCTCGCCTTCGCCGCGATGATGATGGCCGGCCTCGACGGCATCCAGAACCGCATCGATCCCGGCGATCCGCTCGACAAGGACATCTACGCGCTCTCGCCCGAGGAGCTCAAGGAGGTGCCGAAGTGCCCTGGCTCGCTCGACGAGGCGCTCACGGCGCTCGAGCGTGACCACGAGTTCCTCCTCCGGGGCGACGTCTTCACGCGGGACATCATCCACACGTGGATCGAGTACAAGCGTGAGCGTGAGGTCGACGCTGTGCGCCTGCGCCCCGTCCCCTACGAGTTCTTCCTCTACTACGACACCTGA